From a region of the Lactuca sativa cultivar Salinas chromosome 4, Lsat_Salinas_v11, whole genome shotgun sequence genome:
- the LOC111902162 gene encoding uncharacterized protein LOC111902162 encodes MALSNSQKELLNLIRDVSTEKSQGERKIVNLKREIQQLQSELDSVNLELEEAKRLKECTEQELKGYEVELAMSESSIQALEGRISLIQDEISAVGSDLEALKNEERALRDDFIGKMFDLNAKIRKFQQSVDSATIEAFNSDTNSQNVDMVYANTKETEEAKRDLEDKLAQIISETNIEEDKFQSEQILYMQEKKELEDLNHRISLMEAVMKASKELHQLTIKTSKLEEAYASFGEKLQEKCICPSCHCDNAEMLSGIL; translated from the exons ATGGCATTAAGCAATTCGCAGAAGGAGCTTCTAAACCTAATCCGCGATGTCTCTACAGAAAAATCTCAAGGAG AGCGTAAGATAGTAAACCTGAAGCGGGAGATTCAACAGCTCCAATCGGAACTTGACTCTGTGaatttggagcttgaagaagCCAAGCGCTTGAAAGAATGTACTGAACAGGAGCTAAAAGGCTACGAAGTTGAATTGGCCATGAGCGAATCCTCAATCCAAGCTTTAGAG GGACGGATTTCTTTGATACAGGATGAAATATCTGCAGTTGGATCTGATTTGGAGGCACTTAAG AATGAAGAAAGGGCTTTGCG AGATgacttcattggcaaaatgtTTGACCTTAATGCAAAGATTAG AAAGTTCCAGCAGTCTGTGGATTCTGCCACTATTGAAGCATTTAACAGTGACACAAACTCACAGAATG TGGACATGGTATATGCTAATACAAAAGAAACTGAAGAAGCCAAAAGAGATCTTGAAGATAAGCTTGCTCAAATAATCTCTGAAACCAACATTGAGGAAGACAAATTTCAATCAGAACAAATTCTTTATATGCAG GAGAAAAAAGAGCTTGAGGATTTGAACCATAGAATATCTTTGATGGAAGCAGTAATGAAAGCAAGCAAAGAGCTTCATCAATTAACCAT AAAGACATCTAAATTGGAAGAAGCATATGCTTCCTTTGGTGAGAAGCTGCAGGAGAAATGCATATGTCCCAGCTGTCATTGTGACAATGCAGAAATGTTGAGTGGCATTCTTTAG
- the LOC128133750 gene encoding uncharacterized protein LOC128133750 yields the protein MLLIYYLSQLSLTYVLPPGLSLNDDQIKNLTLYEIEKILLQNSSSLRDFVGMPYPDHDLVSSTNNCLITEELDFDITILQKESHQLLESLTVEQRSIFDEIMTVVKENKGGVFFVYGYGGTGKTFLWKTLSASLRSKGDIVLNVASSGIASLLLTGGRTAHSRFIIPLNLTEDSFCSFGKDSDVAELLKKTSLIIWDEASMIHKHAFEALDRSMKDIFTCDLRTNSKLPFGGKTIVFGGDFRQILPVIPNGSRQEIVNASLSSSYIWSNCKVLTLTKNMRLSVLASNIQETTNFANWILDIGEGKVGGLNDGETIIDIPDDLLIVDSTDPIGSLIEFVYPSIVENAKNPIYFQERAILAPKNEVVQEINERLLKLFPGAQQEYLSSDSLSHADFVHDNIHETLYSPDVLNGLKPSGMPIHKLVLKVGVPVMLLINIDQKSGLCNGTRLRVLALGKRVIEAEIISGSNIGNRTFIPRMSLTPSDKRIPFIFQRRQFPLAVCFAMTINKSQGQSLSKVGLFLRQPVFTHGQLYVALSRVKSKNGLKILILDKDGKLTNKTSNVVFKEVFRNL from the coding sequence ATCAGATTAAAAACTTGACGCTATATGAGATTGAAAAAATTCTACTCCAAAATAGTTCAAGCCTAAGAGATTTTGTTGGGATGCCTTACCCTGATCATGATCTGGTATCTTCGACAAACAATTGTTTAATTACTGAGGAGTTAGATTTTGATATAACGATTCTACAAAAAGAATCTCATCAGCTACTTGAATCATTAACAGTTGAACAACGCTCAATTTTTGATGAAATCATGACAGTTGTTAAAGAGAATAAAGGAGGAGTGTTTTTTGTTTATGGCTATGGAGGTACTGGTAAAACTTTCCTTTGGAAGACTTTATCTGCATCTTTAAGGTCTAAAGGTGATATCGTCCTAAATGTTGCTTCAAGTGGTATTGCTTCGTTGTTACTAACCGGAGGTAGAACAGCACACTCACGCTTTATAATTCCTCTAAATCTTACAGAGGATTCTTTTTGTTCTTTTGGGAAAGACAGTGATGTAGCTGAATTGTTAAAAAAAACATCATTGATTATATGGGACGAGGCATCTATGATTCATAAGCATGCATTTGAAGCCTTGGATCGTTCTATGAAAGATATATTCACTTGTGATCTTCGTACCAACTCAAAGTTGCCATTCGGAGGAAAAACAATTGTTTTTGGAGGAGATTTTAGACAAATTCTACCTGTTATTCCTAACGGAAGCAGGCAAGAAATTGTTAATGCTTCTTtatcttcttcttacatttggTCAAATTGCAAAGTGTTAACATTGACAAAAAACATGAGGTTAAGTGTTCTCGCATCCAATATTCAAGAAACGACAAATTTTGCAAATTGGATTTTGGATATAGGAGAAGGAAAGGTTGGTGGTTTAAATGATGGAGAGACAATTATTGATATTCCTGATGATCTTCTTATTGTTGATTCTACTGATCCTATTGGTTCATTAATTGAATTTGTCTATCCTTCGATCGTTGAAAATGCCAAGAATCCGATTTATTTTCAAGAAAGAGCAATCCTTGCACCGAAGAATGAAGTTGTTCAAGAGATTAACGAGCGTTTGTTAAAATTATTTCCGGGAGCCCAACAGGAGTATCTAAGTTCAGATAGTCTTTCACATGCAGATTTTGTTCATGATAACATTCATGAAACTTTATACTCCCCTGATGTTCTAAATGGTCTTAAACCTTCAGGTATGCCAATTCATAAGTTGGTATTAAAAGTCGGTGTTCCAGTTATGTTACTAATAAATATTGATCAAAAATCTGGATTGTGTAATGGAACAAGGCTACGGGTTCTTGCCTTGGGCAAACGTGTTATAGAAGCTGAGATAATATCTGGAAGTAATATTGGAAACCGTACGTTTATTCCAAGAATGTCTTTGACGCCTTCGGACAAAAGGATTCCTTTCATATTTCAAAGACGACAATTCCCGTTGGCTGTATGTTTTGCGATGACAATAAATAAAAGCCAAGGACAATCACTATCGAAGGTGGGGTTGTTTTTGAGACAACCAGTATTTACTCATGGGCAGTTGTATGTTGCATTGTCGAGAGTGAAGAGTAAAAAtggattaaaaatattaattttagataAAGATGGTAAACTCACCAATAAGACATCTAATGTTGTATTCAAAGAAGTCTTTAGAAAtttgtaa